One Megasphaera vaginalis (ex Bordigoni et al. 2020) genomic region harbors:
- a CDS encoding phage baseplate protein → MAEYIKEKWSADFPDRAGQEVRPTEAVENTLDYDVLFPQYLSEDPVVFNQQNRTVSQLVSNDARLYERISATAADINAHLTDAKAHASGISGNAASASKLQTGRKIHRVLFDGTRDIPLPDFSGCGEKTAGQSGMVPSPSAGKLNTVLHSNGSWGKVTYADMDEEAVAKIQACPFPVNAIYISTDGKNPATYWPGTTWVAFAMGRCLIGAGAADSGTMYKAGDKLGEEKHTNTLAEIPIHKHSGSTAKSGGHNHNRGDMEIWGNFGGDDAVRGQQGLPAPGGSFYPGGIARYDAKSGYDGDEDGVVVEFRASRTWSGNTSWNGEHAHTFDTGNAGGGTAHNNMQPSIVVYIFQRTG, encoded by the coding sequence GTGGCTGAGTATATCAAGGAGAAGTGGTCGGCAGATTTTCCGGACCGGGCCGGGCAGGAAGTCCGGCCAACAGAAGCCGTAGAAAATACGCTGGATTATGATGTGCTTTTTCCCCAGTATCTTTCGGAAGACCCGGTCGTCTTCAATCAGCAGAACAGGACCGTGTCCCAGCTGGTCAGCAATGATGCACGGCTCTATGAGCGGATTTCTGCTACGGCAGCCGACATCAATGCCCATCTGACCGATGCCAAGGCCCATGCCAGCGGCATCAGCGGCAATGCGGCCAGTGCTTCGAAGCTGCAGACGGGGCGGAAAATCCACCGGGTGCTGTTTGACGGCACGAGGGATATCCCCCTGCCGGATTTCAGTGGCTGCGGCGAAAAGACAGCAGGCCAGAGCGGCATGGTCCCGTCACCGTCTGCGGGGAAGCTGAATACGGTCCTGCACAGCAACGGCAGCTGGGGCAAGGTCACTTATGCGGATATGGACGAAGAGGCTGTGGCAAAAATCCAGGCTTGCCCGTTCCCTGTCAATGCCATCTACATTTCTACGGACGGGAAGAATCCCGCAACGTATTGGCCGGGTACGACCTGGGTGGCCTTCGCCATGGGGCGGTGCCTGATCGGAGCCGGGGCAGCAGACAGCGGGACAATGTACAAGGCCGGGGACAAGCTGGGCGAAGAGAAGCACACCAATACCCTGGCGGAAATACCGATTCACAAGCACAGTGGTTCAACGGCTAAAAGTGGTGGACATAATCATAACCGAGGGGACATGGAAATCTGGGGGAACTTTGGGGGAGATGATGCCGTGCGTGGCCAACAGGGGTTACCTGCGCCGGGGGGCTCCTTTTATCCAGGCGGAATTGCCAGATATGATGCTAAATCTGGATATGATGGCGATGAAGATGGCGTCGTAGTAGAATTTCGTGCTTCCCGCACCTGGTCTGGGAATACGTCATGGAATGGAGAACATGCGCATACCTTTGATACAGGAAATGCCGGGGGCGGTACAGCCCACAACAATATGCAGCCGTCTATTGTCGTGTACATATTTCAGCGGACGGGATAG
- a CDS encoding DUF2577 domain-containing protein translates to MQKNPYISLLNLMEQVSRSSNSPSIQIGEILQSPPDIQVKYNGIVLTKEELWISHYLLAGYGRTARGHLVSATQNRAGGSGDAAYQSHNHDIHNDYTDSVITTDTLKPGMKVAIMPMLVNGKIQQYVILDEIVRLDGYG, encoded by the coding sequence ATGCAGAAAAATCCATATATCAGCCTGCTGAACCTCATGGAGCAGGTATCGAGGAGCAGCAACAGCCCGTCCATCCAGATTGGCGAGATACTCCAATCCCCGCCGGACATCCAGGTGAAATACAATGGCATCGTCCTGACCAAAGAGGAGCTGTGGATTTCCCATTACCTCCTGGCAGGCTATGGCAGGACAGCCCGGGGCCATCTGGTATCGGCTACGCAGAACCGGGCAGGCGGCAGCGGGGATGCGGCCTACCAGTCGCATAACCACGATATCCATAACGACTACACCGATTCAGTGATTACCACGGATACCTTGAAGCCGGGCATGAAAGTCGCCATTATGCCCATGCTGGTGAACGGGAAAATCCAGCAGTATGTGATTTTAGATGAGATTGTGAGGTTGGACGGATATGGCTGA
- a CDS encoding baseplate J/gp47 family protein: MSDLFDAQTKDQIESRMVQTLHTLTDTDKTAIEGSFARDMIDTNAVEFENSYAEMAMLRDAAFAETAWGDYLTLRAEEFGIQRKQAVKTNGKVTVTGQSGAYIIRGSLFQTKDGLRFYTTESATIPADGTEADIAVQAADTGVKGNVAPGTITEIPYSIPNVYSVTNPEKCTDGADEESDAALLARLLFRVRQPITSGNANHYRSWAMSVDGVGNCKVIPLWNGNGTVKVIIVTAENESASSELIQKVSRYIESQRPIGATVTVVSPAPVSVDITAEVYGTVNADAVTDAVSAYFKNTGFSLSYVSLAQIGRLILSVNGITDYRNLKLGGKAENIRLTNEQIPVVGKVVLNLVSE, translated from the coding sequence ATGAGCGATTTGTTCGATGCCCAGACAAAAGATCAGATTGAGAGCCGCATGGTGCAGACCCTGCATACGCTGACCGATACGGACAAGACGGCTATCGAGGGTTCGTTTGCCCGGGATATGATTGATACCAATGCCGTGGAATTTGAGAACAGCTATGCCGAGATGGCCATGCTCCGGGACGCGGCGTTTGCCGAGACTGCCTGGGGCGATTATCTGACGCTCCGGGCCGAGGAATTCGGCATCCAGCGGAAACAGGCGGTGAAGACCAATGGCAAGGTGACGGTCACCGGGCAGTCCGGGGCCTACATCATACGCGGCAGCTTGTTCCAGACCAAAGACGGGCTGCGCTTCTATACGACAGAATCTGCTACGATCCCGGCGGATGGAACGGAAGCAGACATTGCTGTCCAGGCCGCAGATACAGGGGTGAAAGGGAATGTGGCACCGGGGACGATTACGGAAATTCCTTATTCCATCCCCAATGTGTACAGCGTGACCAACCCGGAGAAATGCACGGACGGAGCCGATGAAGAATCCGATGCGGCCCTCCTGGCACGGCTCCTGTTCCGGGTCCGCCAGCCCATCACGTCCGGCAACGCCAACCACTACCGCTCCTGGGCCATGTCCGTGGACGGGGTGGGCAACTGCAAGGTCATCCCGCTCTGGAACGGGAACGGTACGGTGAAAGTCATCATTGTGACGGCAGAGAATGAATCGGCTTCCAGCGAGCTGATCCAGAAAGTGTCCCGGTACATCGAATCTCAGCGGCCCATCGGGGCTACCGTGACTGTGGTATCTCCGGCACCCGTATCTGTGGATATTACGGCAGAAGTGTACGGCACCGTCAATGCCGATGCGGTGACAGATGCTGTGTCTGCTTATTTCAAGAATACGGGTTTTAGCCTGTCCTATGTCAGCCTGGCCCAGATTGGCCGGCTCATCCTGAGTGTGAATGGGATTACAGACTACCGGAACCTGAAACTCGGCGGCAAGGCGGAGAATATCCGCCTGACCAATGAGCAGATCCCCGTAGTCGGGAAGGTGGTGCTGAACCTTGTCAGCGAATGA
- a CDS encoding XkdQ/YqbQ family protein, whose product MFQLAKINKADTENQQADKPQNTDLSAYVLSYTWSGDVEQAGRKLEFDIAYTTKDKDWTNAVLELGDEVCFSYTDEVTQEMFPIFQGRIFSRSRDSESYAMRFVAFDNIIYLAKSRITRKYANVTVADAIRQTIHDFSIEAGTMPDLSVVCSFIADDISATDAIKQALSYQSAQDGKGYHIYMTDGKLNVVCTNDQVVEDFLISDETNLTGASVSESIEDMVSKVVVVDSAGQTKGEMPNTTDIEKFGIIQAICKADPKQDDASQARAMLKTVAHDMAVKALGHIQCIAGFSVDIQEEQLKGRFFIKSDSHRIEGNRHTMDLHLVFHKLLDEQKQALDSASYNTNPDYVPPAAAASGSKSGGVHERECCRRRCGGFVHGEF is encoded by the coding sequence ATGTTCCAGTTGGCAAAGATAAATAAGGCAGATACGGAAAACCAGCAAGCAGATAAGCCGCAGAACACGGACTTGTCTGCTTACGTCCTTTCCTATACCTGGTCGGGCGATGTGGAGCAGGCCGGGAGAAAACTGGAATTTGACATCGCCTATACCACGAAAGACAAGGACTGGACGAATGCCGTTCTGGAGCTGGGCGATGAAGTGTGTTTTTCCTATACCGATGAGGTCACGCAGGAGATGTTCCCCATTTTCCAGGGGCGCATCTTTTCCCGGAGCCGGGACAGCGAGTCCTATGCCATGCGCTTTGTGGCCTTTGACAATATCATCTATCTGGCCAAATCTCGTATTACCCGGAAGTACGCCAATGTGACCGTGGCGGATGCCATCCGGCAGACCATCCATGACTTTTCCATCGAAGCCGGGACGATGCCGGACCTTTCTGTGGTGTGCAGTTTCATCGCCGATGACATCTCAGCAACCGATGCCATCAAGCAGGCGCTGTCTTACCAGTCGGCACAGGATGGCAAGGGCTATCACATCTACATGACAGACGGGAAGCTGAATGTGGTCTGCACTAATGATCAGGTGGTGGAGGACTTCCTCATCAGCGATGAAACGAATCTCACCGGGGCATCCGTGTCCGAGTCTATCGAAGACATGGTATCCAAGGTGGTCGTCGTGGACAGTGCAGGCCAGACGAAAGGCGAGATGCCGAATACTACAGATATAGAAAAATTTGGCATCATACAGGCCATCTGCAAGGCAGACCCCAAGCAGGACGATGCCTCGCAGGCCCGGGCCATGCTGAAGACCGTCGCCCATGACATGGCTGTCAAGGCGCTCGGCCATATCCAGTGCATCGCCGGCTTTTCCGTGGACATCCAGGAAGAACAGCTCAAAGGGCGGTTCTTCATCAAATCGGACAGCCATCGGATTGAGGGGAACAGGCACACCATGGATCTGCATCTGGTCTTCCATAAACTGCTGGATGAACAGAAGCAGGCACTGGACAGTGCATCGTACAACACCAACCCGGATTACGTGCCGCCAGCAGCAGCCGCTTCGGGCAGCAAGAGCGGGGGCGTCCATGAGCGGGAATGCTGCCGGAGGCGATGTGGTGGATTCGTGCATGGAGAATTTTGA
- a CDS encoding putative phage tail protein: MSANEWMRQQPINVLDYLPKFLGKDPMFKKMADTCSTEHNRLRLALQDLADNFFVNTATWALPLYESFLGIKTGDGATDEFRRQRILFKLQHVDVSTVDFMNSIVNLYSVGHIEEVNEEYYFKVYCIMNDKDTGTLSKLIAQLDIYKPAHLGYAIYLGYSWNGKIHWDGEATFSTATIVSGKGVTASG, translated from the coding sequence TTGTCAGCGAATGAGTGGATGAGACAGCAGCCCATTAATGTGCTGGACTATCTGCCGAAATTCCTGGGGAAAGACCCGATGTTCAAAAAGATGGCGGATACCTGCAGCACGGAGCATAACCGACTGCGGCTGGCTCTGCAGGACCTAGCAGACAACTTCTTCGTGAACACAGCCACCTGGGCGCTGCCTCTTTATGAATCGTTCCTTGGCATCAAGACCGGTGACGGGGCTACCGACGAATTCCGCAGGCAGCGGATTCTCTTTAAGCTGCAGCATGTGGATGTATCCACGGTGGATTTCATGAACTCCATCGTGAACCTGTACAGTGTCGGCCACATCGAGGAAGTGAACGAAGAATATTATTTCAAAGTGTACTGCATTATGAATGACAAGGATACCGGAACGCTCTCGAAGCTGATTGCCCAGCTCGATATCTACAAGCCGGCCCATCTGGGCTATGCCATCTATCTTGGCTATTCCTGGAACGGGAAGATCCATTGGGATGGCGAGGCGACGTTCTCGACAGCGACGATTGTATCCGGGAAAGGAGTGACGGCAAGTGGCTGA
- a CDS encoding DUF2634 domain-containing protein, whose amino-acid sequence MADPFVALASGADASVRETLPLLSEYGYDFEKHRFRYDENGNNITVTEDEALKVWIYKALMTERYRYLAYHDEYGITIEPYQGTMPNSVYTADQICQNIREGLVVNPYIARINRVDVEKREKDDLFILVDVTSIYSDESITVAAERSLA is encoded by the coding sequence ATGGCTGATCCTTTTGTGGCCTTGGCATCCGGAGCGGATGCCAGCGTCAGAGAAACATTGCCGCTCCTTTCGGAATACGGTTATGACTTCGAGAAGCATCGGTTTCGCTATGACGAGAACGGCAATAACATCACCGTGACGGAAGATGAAGCCCTCAAGGTGTGGATTTATAAAGCCCTGATGACGGAACGGTACCGGTATCTGGCCTACCATGATGAATACGGCATTACCATTGAACCCTATCAGGGAACGATGCCCAACAGCGTCTATACGGCAGACCAGATCTGCCAGAACATCCGGGAAGGGCTGGTCGTCAATCCCTATATTGCCCGGATCAACCGGGTGGATGTGGAAAAGCGGGAGAAAGATGATTTGTTCATTCTAGTGGATGTGACATCCATTTACAGCGATGAAAGCATTACGGTTGCCGCAGAAAGGAGTCTTGCATGA